The Macrobrachium nipponense isolate FS-2020 chromosome 24, ASM1510439v2, whole genome shotgun sequence genome segment CCGCGGACGTTTACCACTGATGTAAAGGAAACTGTACGACCATCTATGGGTTACAAATTATTTGCAGATGTAACACAGGAAACGGGCATTCTGTTACACAAATAACTTggtaaacattgagatggcgtcactCGTCACTTTTAAGGTGTTTTAAATAGAAATTTTGAGAGCAGCAGGGCTGGCAAGTTAGCACTGTGCTTGGCTAGCCCTTCACTAACGTCTGTAATCGGAAACATGCCATAAGGTCTCGGTGTGCTGTCTAAAGGGGGCCACAACTCTCACCGACACTGATGGCAGCGCATTAAAATGCATTTTCTGGAAGTGTTCCCACGTGCTGGGAAATGATGAAGTGTGTTACGGCCCGATCATATACCCTACTGGTCCTCGTATGCGTGCCCTACTTGGTTACAAGTGGTTTGACCTCTTAAAAGAATATAAGATTTATTGGGTCCATTCTCATCTTTTTAAAGTGATTCATCCCAGCTTGCAGTTCATGTAAAATTGTTAAATGGCTGCCCCTTTTCACTACTAGTAACCAGTCTGTGCACCATTCCCTTTTTCCTGACTAAATTTGTATTGCTTTGGACTCTGGAAACAACCAAATATCTCCCAAGTCCCTGCGTGTGGACAAAGTATTCAACTCTGCTCTCCAGTTGTTGTTGGTAAACTAGTAGAGAATTTGGGACTAAGCTAGGTCTGGTAAGGTAGCATTGTTGGTTGCCAGATCCATGCCCAAGGTACAGGTATAAGAACAATTTTGTAAGGAcagatatattttaaatgtatcaGTAGCAAACATATTGAATGACTTCAAAGAAATTGgaaatatttaaggattttctacAATATGAAAATGCCTAAGACTGATTGGACCTGTCATCTCAAAAGTagctaattaaaaatgaaaaatgaccacAGTGATTTTAAATGGGTAACCAGTTTGACCAATGTTTAGAAAATTAGCAACCTGGTTTAGTGTATTTATGTTGATAATTTCTTATTCCAGATATCACAATGGCGAGTGGTTTGTTGTCGTTGAAGTGGAACAACCACCGAAGTACCTTTTTCCATGTCCTCTCCACTGTCAGGAGTAAGGTAAGAATTTTCTCTTGTAGTTTCACATTTACCAAGCATAAATGTTGAGTGGTCTGCACTCTGTAGAATTATCGTTGTTAGTCTACAACCAGATTACTATTGTTTAAGAATCATTCTCTTGCACTATTTAGAAGTTTGTAGAGCTTGTAAATGCTTTAGTAAACTGATGAAGTAACAATTCACATGATGACCTTTTGCGGTTGCAGCCTGCAATACCAAACTGTTGTATAATTGTTCTTATTCTGGATGTTGGTAGaggatttgtataaaaaaaaactcattctaaGCTGAATGTGAttaaattagaataattgttaTAGAAATGTAATCTGGATTTTTCTGTTTTCAGGAGTCTTACTGTGATGTCACTTTAGCCTGTGATGGAAAGTTTTACCCTGTTCATAAGTTGGTGTTATCAACATGTAGTGACTATTTTGAAAGGATGTTTGAAAGGACCAATTGCAAACATCCAATAATAGTGTTGAAAGACATCCGGCACGAAGAGCTGGAGGCCCttttaaattatatgtatgtaggtgAAGTGAATGTTTTGCAAAATGAACTAGCGGGACTTATTAAAGCGGCCGAGTGTTTGATGATTAAAGGCCTTGCTGTACCTGACGAAGCCCCGTCTCAAACTAAAGAGAGCAAACGGACTTATCATAGCAGTGGTGATAGCCCTCACgcgaaaagaagaaagagagacgaTGACGGGAGATTATCCTCCCACAATCAACATTTACATAGAGAAGGCAGGGAAGTTAGCCATTCTCAAAGACATTCATCGAGTGCCTCTACGTCCACCCCTTCGTCAGTAGGTCGAGTAGTTCCCCCTTCCAGTTCTCCTTCTCCGTCTGTGGGAAGTGCCTCAGATGCTGTGTCTGAGGAGTGTAGTCAGAGCCAAAGTGAGACTAATGAAGCTCAAGAAACGTCAAAGCACCCTGGTGGTGAACCATCTAGTCAAAGCAAACAGTCAGTACCTGAGGTAAGCGAAATGATTGTCGATAAAAGTGGTCttgaaataaatgttaaacattgcCTGTGCATCCATATTCCCTTTGATGTATGTCTTGTACAATTTATTTTCAGACATAAACTaaggattatttttcttttaggttATATTAGACGAACCTGCAGTTAAAGAAGAACCTGCAGAAATTGAAGAGGAGGTTACGGATTCTAAAGAGGATGTTGTGTCTCAATTTCATTTTGATCCTTTGCAAGAGGGCGATTCTCGAAGTGATCCAGGAGGGGGTGGTAGTGGTGGTTATGACTCTCAGATGTTAACCTCCCAATCTCAGTCCATGGAAGATTTAGTAGCTGAAGCACTTCCAGGTTCCTCTGGTTTACAGGGGGTAAGTTTGAGTGGTTTTTTTATGGTCATAGTTTATAGAAGTTGTGACTGGAAGGGCCCAGTGGTTTCATTGGTGTTTCCCTTATTGGAGTAGTATTTAGTTTGATGCAATGTATTGGCATGTTTGAgccaaaggaatttttttttgagtgaaagGCTAAAATTGAAGCTCGGGTTGTTGGAAAAGCTAGACAGGTacaatggaaagataaaaaagaacactGTAATTAGTAATAGAACATAGAGCTCTGCAGCTTTCTAAAGGGACGCAACAATGAATTGTTAAAAGTTGTTTGCTGAAGATGTTAAGGTTCTTGAAAGTGTTCCTTTATAGGGCCTAGCTACATTACTGCTTTTCACTTAGGATTCTCTCCTTTGGCTAACTCATTTGCATCTGgctatttttttccttctactCCGTGCATTTTTCACGTCTTgattaaaacattattttgtacatgaactttcctgtcagatatacttagctatactcTCTGACGtccacgacagaattcaaaactcgcggcacacgcgacaggtaggtcaggttgatctaccttacccgccgctgggtggcggatgtaagaaccaatctccctttttccagccagaatttttctgtcgccggtgacgactacacctgtggttgttacctcctgacagctttattcatttctcgttgccgtggatttatttggactgactttcggtgaagtacctgatcttgttggcttggcatacgcatttgtggattgtttttggatattgatttggattttctttgatttcgagatgtctgagttagaggttaagaaatcttctatgtttagagtgtgtgctatggatgaatgcaaggtgagactaccgaaagctacggtagatcctcacacagtttgctttaaatgtagaggtaaagaatgttcttttgataaccgtgtaatgagtgtgagaagttggatgagggtgaatggaaggctctttcttcctacttgaggaagttagagaaaggaccagggtgagaaaggcttcctctagaagttctagtaagtctcgtattagcgaggtagaagaaaatcctgttgtagcattagaaaccttctcagtttcagctcctgcgccctgcatcgaacctaaggatacgactacggaagtggcaacatgagagccacgatccttagcatggaaaagaagatcgttcgttgcaaggtaagagtagtgaaggtgaattgtgcagtgaccccagtgcagtggaggtgcgtctgatcggctccttaatgcttccaggcctagacctcttccagactcccagtccagtggaggaggaaagtcaaaaagccgcaggaaggttagggagaactcccaccgatcagggcgtcccctcggtagatcctgatgctcgtacccaggctgcccttgttcgcgcgaagaaggaggtattgcgacaatgcttctcttcgtcttcctcaccttcacctagaagaggatggagcgcctcggattcttcacgaccgctgaagagagcctggaaggcgcctggctcctttccttccagcccggaagtttttccagaagagccggaagtagagatcaagaaacccaggagggagcaagagttctcgcctcatagtaggcttcgagcctcttctccggtggaggattttacaagatctccagctcgaattcttgcgggactgcaagcgcagatttcggcactggcgggctccttggcaggaggaaacgcggcggaaagacgtctctctccctgtcaagaagtctaggattccttcacctgtcttaccgtctcagtcagagtcggttctctctcctttatcagcggatggaaggaggcgctcttccctcagcaggcgcttgtcgtcttccaggcatcaatcgcccaagaagctttctcctggtgactacatctctccagtaggaagggatctagcgactagtaggcgttcgtctaaagacaggcgtacagcctcgtcctcgcgctcttttacgaagatccttcattctccggataagagagcctactctttgatggattcatcaagagacaggatctcgccttatgtttaggcgccttgagcctagtaggcgctactccccaagtagacgctctcccgctcccaagcgtggtgcggaggataggcgcttttctcctgataggcgcttttctcctgataagcGCGGCTCTACTTTAGCCGCTCGATCAGGACAGGcgcgtagagcctgaaagatatgtctcttctgggagactaccttttgaagagaccaCACAAGTCGGGAGCGAagttgtggagcatggtagacgccggtctcctagtaagcgaccttctccagaccttcgctctcctgtaagtaggcgccaagagcctagtaggcgttcgcacctcatggtaggcgcagctcgcctggcagccgctctcctttgaacaggcgcatggatcctgagaagcgccttgagcatagtaggctctcctctcctagcaggcgctcccccttggaagcccggaattctaggagtaggattaaggagcaaagagcacgcactcatcagagtaggaaggactcattcgagaggagctctccagaaactttggcttcccctgataggcgccagtctactactaggacactctctggacaggcgcatttctttagagaaggctaactgcactcgtaaagaagcggagggttcttcagtggatgaagttgaaccttcagaagaggatttggtgaaggactcgtcagtttcgtcctacaagatccttacagatctacttcttcaagagtttggagactcccttactcccgtcgctcctcctccgtctcctctctctttattctcgacttcgaagaagacgaaagtttcctcttgtgtgaggatgaagccaaccatctcaatgaagaaggctttgagaggtgttggtgattggctgctttctaaggaagagaaagggaaaaaaaaaaactgtgttttctttccctccttccaagcttacgggcagactcggattttggtacgagtctggagaacccttaggtctgggtcttccttcatcggcggatgcggacttctcttctctggtggatgcagcacgacgctcggctcttttgtcggCCAAAacgacctgggctatgaacgagcttgaccacctgctgaagggaatgttagagtcttggaagtcttcaacttccttgactggtctttgggggtcttggctaagaagactcagaacccggatgctatttcgccagaagatctaaacagtgttctaacgtgcattgacaaagcagttagagatggatcgagcgaaatagcctccctctttggagcagggatccttaagaagagatcagtcttctgctcttttctcacgaagtctgtttcgcatgcccaaagagcctctctcctgtattcgcagctctcgcctctgcttttccaaagaagataatacaggacatctcaggatctatctctgcgaaggcgactcaggacatgctcgcacagtcggcacggaagcctaagacctccttccagacgaagactaagaaggagactccagctagacaggagccctttcgagggggccccccttctagagcctctacctcgagaggtaatagacctttcaagagaggtagatccttctcacgctctgtcagagctaagaagtagggaagtagtcctccaaacaccagtaggtgccagacttctaagattctcggaagcctggacaaagagaggagcggacaactggtccctctctataataaggaaaggatatctgattcctttacggaaagaccaccgttgacaacgactccgagggagttggtggccaggtacagggatcccatcatgagccttgcttttaacacaagcagtggaactaatgttcgagaaagaggctatagagctagtgaacgacccttgctcagcgggcttttacaaccgcctttttctagttccaaaagcctcaggaggatggagaccggttctggatgtaagcgccctgaatttctttgtagaaaagaggaagttcgccatggagacgacatcctcagtgttggcggcccttcggccaggggactggatggtgtccctagatcttcaggacgcttacttccatgtgcctatccatccttcgtcaaggaaatacctcaggttcatgatgggaggaaggatattccagttcaggggcccttgtgcttcggcctttcaacagcccctcaggtctttacaggcctaatgaaaaatgtagcaagatggctacatttggagggagttcaagagtgtccctttacttggacgactggctgatcagagccaagtctcaggaaagatgtttggaggacctacaaaagacccttttcatggcaagttcgctgggacttttggtgaactttcaaaagtctcagttgatccccagtcaagatcgtatctatctggggattcggatggcttctctggattttcgggcttttccgtctccagaaaggatagcccgagggtcagagaaagtcaaagccttcctagagaaagaagtatgcacagcgagggagtggatgagtttgttggggacactctcctcgttggagcaattcctttctctaggaaggttgcacctcagacctctccagttctttctccatcgaaactggaggtgtcattcacaaacctagagttctccttcgagatttcaaaggaaatcaagaaggacctctcttggtgggccaaccctctcaagtttgcagaagggatgtcccttcacattccgaaccccaaccaagtgttgtattccgacgcctcgaaacaggttggggagcgacgctcggctcaagagaagtgtcaggcacctggaacaaggaacaggtgacctggcacatcaacaagaaggagctgatggcggtttggctagctttgaaagctttcgagcccacgtcctagcttcaacagttcagatcaactcggacaacaccacggccctggcttacatcaggaagcaagggggggggactcactctttctccctgtacgagacagcaaaagaacttctgctttggcagaaaaaaggaagatttgtctccttaccaggttcgtacagggagaaaagaacgtcagagcagacctcctaagcaggaaagatcaagtcctgccggcagagtggactctgcacgaagaTGTTGCCAGgatctgtggaagctttggggcaaacctcatatagacctctttgccacagccaagaatatgaggatagccaaactactgctctccgatatcggacccgagggcagtgtcgatagacgcgttcctactagattggaagggtctagacacgtatgcttttcctccattcaagatactgggagagactctaaagaaatttgcagaatcggaggcaacaaggatgacgctggtagccccgttctggcccgcacaagtatggttcacagaggtactggaatggttagtagatcttccgagaacattaccacagaggatcgatctgctcagacaaccccacacttcgagaggtatcacaaaaacctccccgctctagatctgactggcttcagactgtcaaaagtttggtcagaacgagaggcttttcggcaagagttgcaacggctatcgcagcagcaagaaggccttctacccttagagtctaccaatcgaagtggggacgtctttcggcgatggtgtaggaaccatcattTTCCTctattccagtacctctgtgacacaaatagcagacttcttacttttccttaggggagaaagtggattggcggtatcaaccattaaaggctatcgtagcatgctatctgcagtgtttaggcacagaaacttaaacatttcagaagataaggaccttcatgatctaataagatcgtttgaaacatccaagaaggtttctccaggggtccgagttggaatctggatgtagtgctacgttactgaggtccaataagttcgaaccgcctcagtctgcatcgttcagagacctcacgaagaagacaatttcctcatggcattggcttccgccaaaaaagggttagtgaactccatgcatagaaggaaatgtggattcagaggagatgcagctatctgttcattccttccttcgttcttagccaagaacgagaacccctcaaatccttgaagtaagagctattgccacgtcattgacttttaacaaaaacatatccctgagtaatattatgaaggcaaacattctggcgttgcaactcagtctttgcaaaccactatctgagagacgtcaaaattacgtatgaaaagtgcttcgggttaggcccgtacgtatcggcggattcggtgctggggcagggagctgagacatatccttagtagtatatattttttgtttttccccttgttaggttgtaagtttttggttgtttgaaagaacatgcgggtaggcatgtttttcatttcgtagtgaTAACAATGATTAGATCggttggttaggtgatcggtgtatgtttgagctcctttgcaatgatagtggttaggttctgtcatataatgGGCgaaatccccgttgacagatcctgctcggatcctatcaagtaagcggacaaccaaatccctttgatagacccaaagagtctgtcagctgtaggtcacgccctcgctgaagctcttaaggcaacgcagactcatagacagtaactacgaagtcttctgcctaacaggtaagaaccaaggttgtttttacatcctacaactagtgttgttttccctttttttccatatttatattgctgtctctttccctccaccaagggtgtcaatcagctaagtatatatctgacagggaagttcatgtacaaaaatgttattgttagtatacaataaggttttgtacatacttacctggcagatatatacgattgatggcccgcccagcctcccctcaggagaccggtggaaggaaaaattctggctggaaagggagattggttttcttacatccgccacccagcggcgggtaaggtagatcacctgacctacctgtcgcgtgtgccgcgagttttgaattctgtcgtgacgtcagagacgtatagctaagtatatatctgccaggtaagtatgtacaaaaccttattgtatactaacaataacatatttcagAGATAGAATTGCATTTCTTCATCCTAATAGAGTGGATGGCTCTATTAGGATGAAGAAATGCAATTCTATCTCtgaaatgaatgttttatattcTTGTGCTTGTTGGTATGAATAAGTATTGCTCGTGATGaaagttaaattaaatttttcaagtttcatatTTTTGGTATCAAAGTAAGAGCCAGCTAAGCTAAGGCAAATCATCATTGGCTGTTAGCCTGATAGTACCACCAATAATAGGAAAAGTAAATGTTCTGTGATTCTTGGCGGTTTTCACTCTTGTATGGTAATGATATATGGTTTTATATTACAGAACTCCCTCTGGGAGGGTGAAGGAAGTCTACAGGGCTTTCCTATGGAGGGCTACAGTGGAGAAGGGACACGACCTCCTCAGATGGTGAGTGTTCAATTTAGAGTTTACTCAAAGAGAGATCATGTGAAAGGTTTTCCCTGTCTTAAATAGTTCTTAATACATATGGTTATACAGAAAAGATGCAGTTGCATTAATGGGCGGTATAAAATAACTCCTGTCATTTGAATAGCAAACTCATGCTGGATAGATGTGAGGACAGTCTTGCTGTCTGCGCGTTTCCATCATTATTaaagcaaaacttttttttatcagaacaAGAGAATTGGGTTTTTAAGATCAGAGCTAGAGAGTCGCTCAGTATTGCTGATAGTTAACCTTTTGTCAATTTTgctactttaatttttttattaattttttttacccaaacCCTTGAAACAAcgtttagaaaaatatatttaaatttaaaacaacacttagaattttttttaagaaaaatatattaaattttttttacattgattaTATGTAGTCCATTAGGTAGGAGCCCCTGAAAtgataaaatctgaaaaaaaaatagaatacacTAGACAAAATTAAGAGGATAACGTATACTGATTAATTAAGGACCTCTAAAACAACTGGGGTTAATCTTAAGACTAAGACCCATGATTCAAGGCGAGTGATATAGCATGCATTCTATCCAGCGTTCAGTGGTAAAAGAAAGCAGTTGAAAAGGGATTAAATTTGATAGTAATTGACTAataatggttttgtttgtttcacATAACCTCATTAATCCTACATGTCATATTTTGGGGATGTGAAAAGTTAGATTTTTCTGGATTTATATTAGCAGAGATCAAGAAGAGAGTCAGCACATGTTTACAGAATTGCTCATGTAGTTGCAGTGCTGCTTATATCCAAGGTCATTTATGATTGTCTTGGATGCTTTTGCCTTGAGGGTCACCATAATCACAGGCATTTTCTCCTGTGGCAGTTCATCTTGAGGGTCACCATAATCACAGGCATTTTCTCCTGTGGCAGTTCATTAATGTCTGATAAATTTGGCAGTTCATTAATATCTGATGAATTTTGTGAATCTAATTTCTTACTACTGAAATTTTTGAAGTGTAGCCTAATTTACCTTGATGTAATTCCCTTTGTCTTGTGTGCTACATGCCAAGGCTTTTCTCCAACCCTCTTCCACTCGAGGTCCTTCTATTATGTTTTTGCTTCCATGCTTTGTTACTGTGATTGTAGGGGACTGATAATGTACTCATGCCTAATTGTGTATCCCTAGTAAGAATCAATACACATTAACCTATTCACTTGGGCCGTATTGTTAGACTTGTAATTCCTTTATGGGGATCATTGACCGTCTTGTGTGTCTTGCTGTTTTCTTTGCCCATTGAGTCAAGGCCAGACAAATTCCCTTCAGCTACTGTTTAAGGCATGCCAAGTGTGGTTTGTAAACAGCAGTACTACTGTTCAGAAATGGGCATAAGAGGGCGATTGTTGAAGGTCCTGGCAGATGCCTTCAAGAATTCATTGCTTAGTCGATTCTCTTGAATTCTCCTTTTCCAGCTGCTTCAGTTGGCActgcattttgtcttgcaataTGTCACGTCACTCTGGAAAATAGCTCCCATACACTCCATGGCCAGTAAAGGATCTCTCAGCAGCAAATTTCAGCAGTGAATGGCTTCCTTTCATAACTTGGCCtttgagccgcctgccatgatCTGTTCCTGCTCCTGGTCTGTTCTCTCTCGTTTTTGGTACTGCCTTCTGGAATGGATTTCGAAGCAGAGATTATGCCCTCCACTCCATAGAATCATGATGTCAAGAAGTGTCATCGATTCCAGGATAGTTCTCTTCCTAGGCAGGCTTTTGTCCTAATCAGCTGTTCATTGTGTATACTACTGTATACTAACAAACTTACTGATGAACAAAAGAAAAGCGAGGGAGGAATGGAGGTGTCTGCTAGCAAGATTGagccacttttattttatttatttaatttttttatatttttttttatgagttgggTGGGACTAGGTTTTTTGCATCACTGAAATATGGCATGTATGGGTAATtggtttgtgtaaaaaaaatatatatatacatgttaatagTATTTTAAAGGAAATCCTAAAACTGTTGGTGTGAAATTTGGTTTGTACATAAACTGTCATGCAGAATAATGATACTGACATTGTAAACTTTAAGTCACATTATAAAATAGTGAAGTGCTACTTGGGTGGCAAAAATTATTATACCCTGATAGTTTCTTACAGTCATGACAAGTTTCTAAATGAATGGGTTGCTATCttacaaccttttttttttttagtacaacCCCTAGTGATTGAGCGTCTTGACTTTTTAGCATGCTGCAATTCATGTTCAGAACGGGATGTTTTAAACTATGGTGCTCTGGAtgtaaaaatcccttttcttactGAATTGTTGCAGGGTTAAGACAGGGTCATTTCCACATGATCTCTCTTTTAGGTTTGCTTCCATATGTACATACTTaggttttttaataaatatatttatattttattacctcTTTGGGAGAGTAAGTTTTGATACTGTAAGAATTGAATTATTACTCCCTTAACATGTTCATAGTCTATAAAATGTCTCCATGCTGATAGGGATAGTGTACAGTTAGTTTCTACTGAGTTTCTACTGTGAGTGTATTAATTAGGCATTTTAGATTTGGTACTGAGGTATTGAAAACTTAACGGTTATAAAGGCTGCTGTTCTTGGTCGTTAGATAGCAGATATTCAGATCTTAAGTGCATGCCGGGGTCCCATTTCTCTTTCCCTTGGAGGTTTCTTACTTTTAAGTATGTATGTCA includes the following:
- the LOC135205827 gene encoding longitudinals lacking protein, isoforms H/M/V-like isoform X12, coding for MASGLLSLKWNNHRSTFFHVLSTVRSKESYCDVTLACDGKFYPVHKLVLSTCSDYFERMFERTNCKHPIIVLKDIRHEELEALLNYMYVGEVNVLQNELAGLIKAAECLMIKGLAVPDEAPSQTKESKRTYHSSGDSPHAKRRKRDDDGRLSSHNQHLHREGREVSHSQRHSSSASTSTPSSVGRVVPPSSSPSPSVGSASDAVSEECSQSQSETNEAQETSKHPGGEPSSQSKQSVPEVILDEPAVKEEPAEIEEEVTDSKEDVVSQFHFDPLQEGDSRSDPGGGGSGGYDSQMLTSQSQSMEDLVAEALPGSSGLQGNSLWEGEGSLQGFPMEGYSGEGTRPPQMGRGRRQLLSGVDEEQSATPHRISSSSSYQSSKWQSGGSGTRHACPYCGKTFYKKFNLVTHIRIHTGQPGWRLGTANATTILVGINFNRCAKKDSEVDMSVLWPFQSRQLRFEEAYPHPHG
- the LOC135205827 gene encoding longitudinals lacking protein, isoforms H/M/V-like isoform X21 — translated: MASGLLSLKWNNHRSTFFHVLSTVRSKESYCDVTLACDGKFYPVHKLVLSTCSDYFERMFERTNCKHPIIVLKDIRHEELEALLNYMYVGEVNVLQNELAGLIKAAECLMIKGLAVPDEAPSQTKESKRTYHSSGDSPHAKRRKRDDDGRLSSHNQHLHREGREVSHSQRHSSSASTSTPSSVGRVVPPSSSPSPSVGSASDAVSEECSQSQSETNEAQETSKHPGGEPSSQSKQSVPEVILDEPAVKEEPAEIEEEVTDSKEDVVSQFHFDPLQEGDSRSDPGGGGSGGYDSQMLTSQSQSMEDLVAEALPGSSGLQGNSLWEGEGSLQGFPMEGYSGEGTRPPQMGCDVKWQRPGAHYICPYCQSVSFMSLSDLRRHVRIHTGEKPYACSLCSYRAKRTTHLQDHIRRRHPEYCRRESVMTPTSGISALDSASNFHSIP